One window from the genome of Dermacentor silvarum isolate Dsil-2018 chromosome 7, BIME_Dsil_1.4, whole genome shotgun sequence encodes:
- the LOC125946881 gene encoding proteoglycan 4-like — protein sequence MQNATGVFVPCESNMRAILVAQVMAAPPKKGGYPSRQRRFGPAPLASFEDLPTDDQDSSPEARSPDTLVPSEVSTPQVEGDVDSLATLTPCGSVPTANGSPCSPVAPPLLEVPPPPSTDSLTPEEPQRRKGSWTELFLRGRSPQRSSGGTSPEPTKGFFSSLLKLGGRKSPRSPSPHSPSPVPTAPRLSVTLHDEQPDGVLDSLPNNPPQSVPNSMPNVVPDKAPEKRPDKQLDKQPNSLPDKQPEGNPKKWQDRTSSSKKPAGVPGEPRARPQDLEINDPFDRACLLERVCQSLADIPSASRRGSRESPEQLSSESELTLDAVLAKQSSQDEFETLLAQDSVESEEFLSVASAVAPPPPSRSPVPTRQQRLEVVTIPIERPRSTTPINIAPIEAFLPAVSPEPCPPDKIRLFLPGEQFTGRGPRSPRRSSLKSWLHFCEEGLQSPRSRKRSEDSQAAGCCDCPGPEAAHSDCACDCHHQSPGSSSLSSPEHAS from the exons ATGCAGAACGCCACTGGCGTCTTTGTGCCGTGCGAGTCAAACATGCGCGCGATTTTGGTTGCACAG GTGATGGCGGCGCCTCCCAAGAAGGGGGGCTACCCTTCTCGGCAGCGCCGCTTTGGGCCGGCGCCCCTGGCCTCCTTCGAGGACCTGCCCACTGATGACCAGGACAGCAGCCCTGAAGCGCGCAGCCCCGACACCCTCGTACCCTCTGAGGTGTCCACACCACAG GTGGAAGGGGACGTCGACTCATTGGCGACGCTGACGCCATGTGGCTCGGTGCCGACGGCCAACGGGTCTCCCTGCTCGCCCGTGGCCCCACCCCTGCTGGAGGTGCCACCGCCGCCTTCCACTGACTCGCTCACTCCCGAAGAGCCCCAGCGTCGCAAAGGCTCCTGGACCGAGCTGTTCCTGCGTGGCCGCTCGCCGCAGCGCAGCAGCGGTGGGACCAGCCCCGAGCCCACCAAAGGCTTCTTCTCGTCTCTGCTCAAGCTTGGTGGCCGCAAGTCACCCCGCAGCCCTTCGCCCCACAGCCCGTCACCTGTGCCTACCGCGCCCCGCCTTTCGGTCACTTTGCACGACGAACAGCCGGACGGCGTGCTCGACAGCTTGCCCAATAACCCACCGCAGAGTGTGCCGAATAGCATGCCGAATGTTGTACCAGATAAGGCGCCAGAGAAGAGACCTGACAAGCAGCTGGACAAACAGCCCAACAGCTTGCCCGACAAGCAGCCGGAGGGCAATCCGAAGAAATGGCAGGACAGAACCAGTAGTAGCAAGAAGCCGGCTGGCGTTCCAGGTGAGCCCCGTGCGCGACCGCAGGACCTAGAAATCAACGATCCCTTTGACCGTGCGTGCCTGCTGGAACGAGTGTGCCAGTCGCTGGCCGACATCCCCAGTGCCAGCCGTCGGGGCAGCCGCGAATCACCGGAGCAGCTTTCGTCGGAGTCGGAGCTCACGCTGGACGCGGTTCTTGCCAAGCAGAGTAGTCAGGATGAGTTTGAGACCTTGCTTGCTCAGGACTCGGTGGAGTCTGAAGAGTTTCTCTCGGTTGCGTCCGCCGTGGCACCGCCACCGCCGTCGCGCAGCCCCGTGCCCACTCGGCAGCAGCGGCTCGAGGTGGTGACCATCCCGATTGAGCGCCCGCGGAGCACAACACCAATCAACATCGCGCCGATCGAGGCGTTCCTGCCGGCTGTTTCGCCAGAGCCCTGCCCTCCGGACAAGATCCGGCTGTTCCTGCCCGGAGAGCAGTTCACGGGCCGCGGGCCGCGGAGCCCTCGTCGCAGCTCGCTCAAGAGCTGGCTCCACTTTTGCGAGGAAGGTCTGCAGAGCCCGAGGAGCCGCAAGCGATCCGAGGACAGCCAGGCAGCCGGCTGCTGTGACTGCCCCGGTCCGGAGGCCGCACACTCGGATTGCGCCTGCGACTGCCACCACCAATCTCCCGGGAGCAGCTCCCTGAGCAGCCCCGAGCACGCCTCCTAG